Proteins encoded in a region of the Hirundo rustica isolate bHirRus1 chromosome 10, bHirRus1.pri.v3, whole genome shotgun sequence genome:
- the SAG gene encoding S-arrestin isoform X1 yields MSCPESQKAGVGGKNADSPQKQVIFRKSTRDKALTIYLGKRDFIDHIENVEPVDGVVLVDPALIKGKKVFVSLTCVFRYGQEDIDVIGLAFRRDLFFSRVQVYPPAGKPESLTLLQESLLKKLGKNAYPFFFTFPDYLPCSVCLQPAPRDVDKTCGVDFEVKAFSTENEEERIHRRNSARLLIRKVQYAPEKPGPKPCAETTWQFFMSSKPLHLKASLSKEVYYHGEPIPVTVTINNSTEKTVKKIKVQVEQVANVVLYSSDFYTKVVAAEEAHEKVQPNSSLTKTLTLLPLLANNRETKEIALDGKLKDEDTNLASSTIIKDGIDKTVMGILVSYKIKVKLTVPGMLGDLTSSEVGTELPFRLMHPKPEEKNPAVKQSWYLRSLLVNS; encoded by the exons ATGAGCTGCCCTGAGTCTCAAAAGGCCGGGGTTGGTGGGAAGAATGCTGATTCTCCTCAAAAACAAGTTATCTTCAGAAAAAGCACCCGTGACAAAGCT ctgaCCATCTACCTGGGAAAGCGGGACTTCATTGACCACATAGAGAACGTGGAACCTGTGG aTGGTGTTGTATTGGTGGATCCTGCTCttatcaaggggaaaaaag TGTTTGTGTCCCTCACCTGCGTGTTCCGCTACGGCCAGGAGGACATTGATGTGATTGGCCTCGCCTTCCGCCGGGACCTGTTCTTCTCCAGGGTCCAGGTGTACCCTCCTGCTGGCAAGCCAGAGTCTCTCACCCTCTTGCAGGAATCTCTGCTAAAGAAGCTGGGGAAAAACGCTTATCCCTTTTTCTTTACA TTTCCAGATTACCTGCCTTGCTCAGTCTGTCTGCAGCCTGCACCTCGTGATGTTGATAAG ACCTGTGGGGTGGACTTTGAGGTGAAAGCTTTCTCAacagaaaatgaggaagagaGAATTCATAGGAG gaacTCTGCACGTCTGCTGATCCGCAAGGTGCAGTATGCTCCGGAGAAACCAGGGCCCAAGCCTTGTGCAGAGACCACCTGGCAGTTCTTCATGTCCAGCAAACCCCTGCACCTGAAAGCTTCCCTCAGTAAAGAG GTATACTACCATGGTGAGCCCATTCCAGTCACTGTCACCATCAACaacagcacagagaaaacagtGAAGAAGATCAAAGTCCAGG TGGAGCAGGTGGCCAATGTGGTGCTATACTCCAGTGACTTCTACACCAAAGTGGTGGCTGCTGAGGAAGCACA tGAGAAGGTGCAGCCAAACAGCAGCCTGACCAAGACACTGACACTTCTGCCCTTGCTTGCAAATAACCGGGAGACAAAGGAAATAGCTCTGGATGGAAAACTGAAGGATGAGGACACCAACTTGGCTTCTAGTACTAT CATTAAGGATGGAATAGACAAGACAGTCATGGGGATTCTGGTTTCCTACAAGATCAAAGTGAAGCTCACTGTTCCAGG CATGCTGGGAGACCTCACTTCCAG TGAAgtgggcacagagctgccattCCGTCTCATGCACCCCAAACCTGAGGAGAAGAACCCAGCAG TGAAGCAGAGCTGGTATTTGAGGAGTTTGCTCGTCAACAGCTAA
- the SAG gene encoding S-arrestin isoform X2, which yields MSCPESQKAGVGGKNADSPQKQVIFRKSTRDKALTIYLGKRDFIDHIENVEPVDGVVLVDPALIKGKKVFVSLTCVFRYGQEDIDVIGLAFRRDLFFSRVQVYPPAGKPESLTLLQESLLKKLGKNAYPFFFTFPDYLPCSVCLQPAPRDVDKTCGVDFEVKAFSTENEEERIHRRNSARLLIRKVQYAPEKPGPKPCAETTWQFFMSSKPLHLKASLSKEVYYHGEPIPVTVTINNSTEKTVKKIKVQVEQVANVVLYSSDFYTKVVAAEEAHEKVQPNSSLTKTLTLLPLLANNRETKEIALDGKLKDEDTNLASSTIIKDGIDKTVMGILVSYKIKVKLTVPGMLGDLTSSEVGTELPFRLMHPKPEEKNPAGKDGEAELVFEEFARQQLKNTPDEEDKNSPSTDE from the exons ATGAGCTGCCCTGAGTCTCAAAAGGCCGGGGTTGGTGGGAAGAATGCTGATTCTCCTCAAAAACAAGTTATCTTCAGAAAAAGCACCCGTGACAAAGCT ctgaCCATCTACCTGGGAAAGCGGGACTTCATTGACCACATAGAGAACGTGGAACCTGTGG aTGGTGTTGTATTGGTGGATCCTGCTCttatcaaggggaaaaaag TGTTTGTGTCCCTCACCTGCGTGTTCCGCTACGGCCAGGAGGACATTGATGTGATTGGCCTCGCCTTCCGCCGGGACCTGTTCTTCTCCAGGGTCCAGGTGTACCCTCCTGCTGGCAAGCCAGAGTCTCTCACCCTCTTGCAGGAATCTCTGCTAAAGAAGCTGGGGAAAAACGCTTATCCCTTTTTCTTTACA TTTCCAGATTACCTGCCTTGCTCAGTCTGTCTGCAGCCTGCACCTCGTGATGTTGATAAG ACCTGTGGGGTGGACTTTGAGGTGAAAGCTTTCTCAacagaaaatgaggaagagaGAATTCATAGGAG gaacTCTGCACGTCTGCTGATCCGCAAGGTGCAGTATGCTCCGGAGAAACCAGGGCCCAAGCCTTGTGCAGAGACCACCTGGCAGTTCTTCATGTCCAGCAAACCCCTGCACCTGAAAGCTTCCCTCAGTAAAGAG GTATACTACCATGGTGAGCCCATTCCAGTCACTGTCACCATCAACaacagcacagagaaaacagtGAAGAAGATCAAAGTCCAGG TGGAGCAGGTGGCCAATGTGGTGCTATACTCCAGTGACTTCTACACCAAAGTGGTGGCTGCTGAGGAAGCACA tGAGAAGGTGCAGCCAAACAGCAGCCTGACCAAGACACTGACACTTCTGCCCTTGCTTGCAAATAACCGGGAGACAAAGGAAATAGCTCTGGATGGAAAACTGAAGGATGAGGACACCAACTTGGCTTCTAGTACTAT CATTAAGGATGGAATAGACAAGACAGTCATGGGGATTCTGGTTTCCTACAAGATCAAAGTGAAGCTCACTGTTCCAGG CATGCTGGGAGACCTCACTTCCAG TGAAgtgggcacagagctgccattCCGTCTCATGCACCCCAAACCTGAGGAGAAGAACCCAGCAG GGAAGGATGG TGAAGCAGAGCTGGTATTTGAGGAGTTTGCTCGTCAACAGCTAAAAAATACACCCGATGAAGAGGACAAGAATTCACCCTCAACTGATGAGTGA